The DNA sequence GTAAATAGTGGGAATACAATTTCTAAAAATTTTTATTTTATAGGAGAAAATTTATATAACATGTTGAAAAATGAGAATATGTCATATAAGATCGTATATAAAGCATACTCTGAAATAGATGATGAAAAAATAAAAGAAGTTTTGAAAAGAATATTCAATGAGATATTATCTGGTATAAGAGAAGTTATTAATTGGGGAATCGAAAAGCATGAGATAGACATTAAAGAGATTGATGCAGAAATATTAGCAATGTCAATGTGGGGAGTAATAGATAGTATATTAAGAAAGCATATAGTAGATGATGAATGCGACATGGAAAGCGATTACTTTTTAAATTTAGGAGCTATCTTTTTTAATCTTTTGATAAAATAATTTTTTGGAAACGACTTAAAAATAATAAGAAATAACAAAAGAACGTTTAAAAAATAATATTCTAAAATAGGCAAGGTGTTTTTTTTTAATTTTTTTAAATAAAATATGGAGGTTTTGTAATATGAAAAAAATTAATTTATTAGTAATAGTAATTTTGTTGGTGATAGTTGGTGGATGTTTTAGTAGTGAAAATATTAATATTAATGATGGAACGATAACGTTAAATGAAAAAATAGAAGTTGCAAAAGAAGAAGTAGAATTAAAGATAGAAGGAATAGTAGAAGGTAAATATTATATAGAAACAATAGGAGATGTGTACTGTAATATTTATAATGAAACGGGGGAAGAAATTTCTGGTTTAAATTTAATGAATACATTAAAATCCGGATATTATATAAAAACTCATAATTCGGGAACAATAGAAATAAAATCAAAAGAGTATGTGCCATTAATAGAATTAAATGAAATAAAAACAGTATCAGGAAACAAATTATTTAAAATAAGAGAAGGCGTATCAGAAGACCAATATTATATAGAAACGACGAAAGATGTATGTTATGGAATATATGATGAATCTGGGGATAGAGTTGATTTTAATTTAATGGATAAATTAAAACCTGGCTATTACATAAAAACTTATAATTCAGGAACAATAGAAATAAAATCCAAAGATTATACACCATTAATAGGATTAAATGAAATAAAAACAGTATCAGGAGACAAATTATTTAAAATAAGTGAAGGTATATCAGAGGGCCAATATTATATAGAAACGACGAAAGATGTGATTTATGGAATATATGATGAATCTGGAAATAGAGTTGATTCTAATTTAATGGATAAATTAAAATCTGGCTATTACATAAAAATTTATAATTCAGGAACAATAGAAATAAAATCCAAAGATTATACACCATTAATAGGATTAAATGAAATAAAAACAGTATCAGGAAAAAAATCATTTAAAATAAGAGAAGGCGTATCAGAGGAGCAATATTATATAGAAACGACGAAAGATGTAGGTTATGAAATATATGATGAATCTGGGGATAGAGTTGATTCTAATTTAATGGATAAATTAAAATCTGGCTATTACATAAAAACTTATAATTCAGGAACAATAGAAATAAAATCCAAAGAGTATACACCATTAATAGGATTAAATGAAATAAAAACAGTATCAGGAAAAAAATCATTTAAAATAAGAGAAGGCGTATCAGAGGAGCAATATTATATAGAAACGACGAAAGATGTATTTTATGAAATATATGACGAATCTGGAAATAGAGTTGAGTCAGCAATGAATATATTAAAATCTGGCTATTACATAAAAACTTATAATTCAGGAACAATAGAAATAAAAGAGAGATAAAAATTTATTTTTCACCTCAATTTAAGCAAACCTATATTAAATCAAAATTGAGTTATAAAAAGTTATGACTTTTTATAACTCAATGGCTATTCTTTAAACTTAATTGTAAAATAATTTTATAAAAAGTATTGACTTTTAATCAAAAATGTAGTAATACTTATATTAGAAAAAGGGAATAAAAAAATTCCCTTTTAAATTTTAAAGATGTTGCCCCAAAATGGAAATCAAATTTAGTTTTGGAACAATATTTTTTTAAAGTTTTGTGTTCTGAAATTAAATTCAAATTCAAAAATGGAATAAAAAAGAAGCGGGGGGTGCTTAAAATGAAAAATGAAGAGAAAGAAGTTACAAATGAGAATGAAGAGGATATTTTATATTTATTACAACTATTTGAAGCGTATTGCTAAGGGGGAGAGAAAAATGAAAAAAGTAATAATTGGATTGCTAATGGTATTTTTTCTAGTAGTGGAGACTTTTGCTGCAACTGGTGAATCTTACTTAAATAAATATATGATGATGGCTGTAAAAAAAGGAGATATTGCAACAATTAGATTATTGAAAGAAAAAGGCGCTAATCTGAATATAAAAGATAGAAAAGGGAATTCTTTGCTAATGCTTTCTATATATTTAGGGTATGATGATATTTTTGAATATTTAGTAAAAAACGGAGCAAATTATTTATTAACAGATAATAGTGGAAGAAGTCCATTAATACTTTCTATATATTTAGACAGAGGAAACATGATTAATTATATGCTTGATAGTGGACTATTAGAAGGATTAAATATAAAAGATATAAGTGGAAAAACAGCATTAATGATTGCAGTTGCAAAAGGAGATAAAAAATTAGTAACTAAACTATTGAAACTTGGAGCAAATCCTAATGAAAAAGATAAATTAGGGAGAACGCCTCTTGCAGAAGCAATGGATTTAAATCTTCCAGAAATAACTAAAATTTTATTAGAAAATCAAGGAAAAGCAAATCATTCTATAGACAAAGAGAGAGACTTGCTTAGATATGCAACTTTTTCTGGAGATGCTGGTATAATAAGAAATATGCTTGCGGAAAAAAGAGAAACTACAGAGTCAGATAGTAAATATGCAATAGTAATAATAGAAAGAAATATATTTTTGAAAAAATATTAAGGAGTGTCTTAAAAAAATTATAAGTGGGGGTGTAATATAATGAAGAAAAATTCGATTAATTTAATCGTGATAATATGTATATTTGTAATTATTAACTTAGTGATTTATCCTGTGGATACCCCTAAAAAAATTAAATCGATAGAAAAATATAAAGTTATAAATGGAGAAAATATTCGAAAAGAGATAGATGACTATTTAGAAAAAGCATTTAAAGATATAGAAGGAGAATATAAAAAAATAGATGAATTAAAATTAGAAACTGAAAATTATTTAGAAAAAGCTAAACAGGATGCCCAAAATGCTAGAAGAGAAAGGCAATTAGCTGAAAAAGAGAGAATAAGTTTACAGGAAGAGAGAAAAAAAGCTGAAGAAGAGAGAATTAAAGCTGAAGAAGAGAGGCTCAAAGCAGAAAGAGAAAGAATAAAAATTGAAGAAGAAAAAAGAATGTTTGATGTGCGAAAGAAAGAAAATATTATCTATGAATATAATGATTATAAAATGCAAAAATATATTAATAAAATAATATCAAGAATGGTTACAAATCCTAACATTATAAAAGATGTTATAAAATATTTTGAAGAAGGAAAAATTGTTGAAAGTGAAGCAAAAGTAATAGTTTTAAATAAATTAAAAGAAATTTTAAAAGAGAATAGGGGAAAAGAAATTAATCCAAAAGCTGAAAGAGAATATCAAAGTTATTTGCAATGGAAAACAGTTAAAAATAATTTGATAAATATAATTGAAAGAAAAGATTTTGATATTAAAAAATTAAAAGATGCTATAAATTATATAAAAAATGATGTAGATGTTGAATATAAAAAAAATATAGAAAATATAATGGAAGAAGAGCTAAAACAGTTAAAAATTGAAAAAAATATTGGAGAGAAAAAATAATAAATTTAGTGTGGGAATTAATAAAAAAAGAAAGGTGCTTAAATTTAAGCACCTTTCTTTTTTAACTTTATATTGTCCTATTTAATTTTTCTAAACTAATTTTAGCATATTT is a window from the Haliovirga abyssi genome containing:
- a CDS encoding TetR/AcrR family transcriptional regulator, which gives rise to MAEGKRELIMDIAEEILIKANYKSMTTLQIAKIGKISEATLYKYFKGKKYIFLSVLERFYDNIYNNFFEGVNSGNTISKNFYFIGENLYNMLKNENMSYKIVYKAYSEIDDEKIKEVLKRIFNEILSGIREVINWGIEKHEIDIKEIDAEILAMSMWGVIDSILRKHIVDDECDMESDYFLNLGAIFFNLLIK
- a CDS encoding ankyrin repeat domain-containing protein, coding for MKKVIIGLLMVFFLVVETFAATGESYLNKYMMMAVKKGDIATIRLLKEKGANLNIKDRKGNSLLMLSIYLGYDDIFEYLVKNGANYLLTDNSGRSPLILSIYLDRGNMINYMLDSGLLEGLNIKDISGKTALMIAVAKGDKKLVTKLLKLGANPNEKDKLGRTPLAEAMDLNLPEITKILLENQGKANHSIDKERDLLRYATFSGDAGIIRNMLAEKRETTESDSKYAIVIIERNIFLKKY